A segment of the uncultured Desulfobulbus sp. genome:
GGTCAACCGATTGAAGATAAAATCAGTGCGGATAATGTATTGCCTCGAATAAAGGAAGGGCAACAGCAGCCAGATGAAAAGGATATTTTTACCAGGCAAGAACAGCGGCCAAGGCTACGGACCAATCAACTCGCCGGTGGCGTTGATGCAGAGGGGTTCTTTTACTGCACGGACCAATTCTTTGCCCGTGAATCCGGTCTCTTTTTCCTTGCGGAATTTACCGAGCGCCAAACACAGCATAAATTTGAGGCAGCCCTGCGCCTTCTCGGCGATTCCGGCTTGGGAGCGGACCGTTCCGTTGGCAGGGGATGCTTCACTTTCAGCCGTGAATCCGTTCATTTTCCCCAAACAAAGAACAGAGGGCGTCAGCTTCTGCTTTCCCTTTATCATCCGTTGCCAGAGGAGGTGAACAGGGGCGTCATGGCAAAAGGGGCAAGTGCATATTCACTCATTCGTCGTTATGGGCATGGCGGCTCGACATTAGTGAGTCGTTTTCGCAGGGCGGATTGCTGGATGCTCTCCGAAGGCAGTATCCTTCCTTTCGCTCCTGTAGGTCATTCCCCAGTTGTACTGAAGGCAGATGCACAGATACCCCATGATATATACCGAAATGGCCGAGCCTTTTGTCTCGCCATGGGAGGAGTATAATGGGTACCGAAACTCG
Coding sequences within it:
- the csm4 gene encoding type III-A CRISPR-associated RAMP protein Csm4, which translates into the protein MRIAYHLFFYQPVHFGLEGIGQENIEQTVRSDTLWGAIIQKWILLYADDPSELCRNMPFTLSSCFPLVSGQRYFPVPLGALDRLMDLAAMGKIAAGRITVKDIKKIRYIAESLLADILDGQPIEDKISADNVLPRIKEGQQQPDEKDIFTRQEQRPRLRTNQLAGGVDAEGFFYCTDQFFARESGLFFLAEFTERQTQHKFEAALRLLGDSGLGADRSVGRGCFTFSRESVHFPQTKNRGRQLLLSLYHPLPEEVNRGVMAKGASAYSLIRRYGHGGSTLVSRFRRADCWMLSEGSILPFAPVGHSPVVLKADAQIPHDIYRNGRAFCLAMGGV